From one Thalassobaculum sp. OXR-137 genomic stretch:
- a CDS encoding SDR family NAD(P)-dependent oxidoreductase, which translates to MVDRMKDKVVVVAGAGSIAPGWGNGKACAVLYAREGATLYLIDRDKAAVEETARLVAEEGAKVHAEAGDLTNDDTVGRLLQDCVDRFGRIDVMHNNVGGSHPGTVEEMDVTTWDAQMDHNLKTVYLGCHHAIPHMRKGGGGAIINVASVAGYRHIGTPIHAYAAAKAGVVQLSRAIGVTYAKEKIRCNTVVPGLMHTPLVEARLVSQRGNNDAEALIAKRHAQVPMGHMGDAWDIAYAALYLASDEAKYVTATEIVVDGGLVMSAPV; encoded by the coding sequence ATGGTCGATCGGATGAAGGACAAGGTGGTGGTGGTCGCCGGCGCGGGCTCCATCGCTCCGGGATGGGGCAACGGCAAGGCCTGCGCGGTGCTGTACGCCCGCGAAGGCGCCACGCTCTACCTGATCGACCGGGACAAGGCGGCGGTGGAGGAGACCGCCCGGCTGGTGGCCGAGGAAGGCGCAAAGGTCCATGCCGAGGCGGGCGACCTGACCAACGACGACACGGTCGGCCGGCTGCTGCAGGACTGCGTCGACCGGTTCGGACGGATCGACGTGATGCACAACAACGTCGGCGGTTCCCATCCGGGCACGGTGGAGGAGATGGACGTCACCACCTGGGATGCCCAGATGGATCACAATCTGAAGACCGTCTATCTCGGCTGCCACCACGCCATCCCGCATATGCGCAAGGGCGGCGGCGGGGCGATCATCAACGTCGCCTCGGTCGCCGGCTACCGCCATATCGGCACCCCGATCCATGCCTATGCGGCGGCCAAGGCCGGGGTCGTGCAGCTCTCCCGCGCCATCGGCGTGACCTATGCGAAGGAGAAGATCCGCTGCAACACGGTGGTGCCCGGCCTGATGCACACCCCGCTGGTCGAGGCGCGGCTGGTCAGCCAGCGCGGCAACAACGACGCCGAGGCGCTGATCGCCAAGCGCCACGCCCAGGTCCCGATGGGCCATATGGGCGACGCCTGGGACATCGCCTACGCCGCCCTGTACCTGGCGAGCGACGAGGCGAAATACGTGACGGCGACGGAGATCGTTGTCGATGGTGGCCTGGTGATGAGCGCGCCGGTTTAA
- a CDS encoding DOPA 4,5-dioxygenase family protein has translation MTDAAAAGPEAIESWHAHVYFDAETAATARALYDRVKAAFPAAEMGRFHERPVGPHPMGSYQIAFTPDLLAPVLSWLALNRGGLDVFVHPNTGDGLADHRDHVVFLGKSYPLNLSIFDS, from the coding sequence ATGACAGACGCAGCAGCAGCCGGCCCCGAGGCCATCGAGAGCTGGCACGCCCATGTGTATTTCGACGCCGAGACCGCCGCAACGGCGCGGGCGCTGTACGACCGGGTGAAAGCCGCCTTCCCGGCGGCGGAGATGGGGCGCTTCCACGAGCGCCCGGTAGGGCCGCATCCGATGGGGAGCTATCAGATCGCCTTCACGCCCGACCTGCTGGCGCCGGTGCTGTCCTGGCTCGCCTTGAACCGGGGCGGCCTCGACGTGTTCGTCCACCCCAACACCGGCGACGGCCTGGCCGACCATCGCGACCACGTCGTCTTCCTGGGGAAGTCCTACCCGCTGAACCTGTCGATCTTCGACAGCTAG
- a CDS encoding lysophospholipid acyltransferase family protein: MIYIRSSLFNVVWMVWSLLMAATIPVNAIFHRGDDGRYVRKVSRVWSRGTAWLLSAICGLSYRVEGREHLPEGPSFLACKHQSAFETFVMNAVVPDLCIIYKRELDAIPLFGWFLRRSRMVSVERGGGASALRGMLDQAKAEAEKGRCVLIFPEGTRVAVGERGVAHAGLIALVRNLKLPVVPVALDSGLYWPRKSLLRYPGEVTIRFMPAINDVERFGRKDMEALVETISAESDRLCGAERSGDA; encoded by the coding sequence GTGATCTATATACGGTCCTCCCTGTTTAACGTGGTCTGGATGGTCTGGTCGCTGCTGATGGCCGCGACGATTCCGGTGAACGCCATTTTCCACCGCGGAGATGACGGGCGGTACGTGCGCAAGGTCAGCCGCGTCTGGTCGCGGGGGACCGCCTGGCTGCTGTCGGCGATCTGCGGGTTGAGCTACCGGGTGGAGGGGCGCGAGCACCTGCCGGAGGGTCCGTCCTTCCTGGCCTGCAAGCACCAGTCGGCCTTCGAGACCTTCGTGATGAACGCGGTCGTCCCGGACCTCTGCATCATCTACAAGCGCGAGCTCGACGCGATCCCGCTGTTCGGCTGGTTCCTGCGGCGCTCGCGCATGGTGTCGGTCGAGCGGGGCGGCGGCGCCTCCGCCCTACGCGGCATGCTGGACCAGGCGAAGGCCGAGGCGGAGAAGGGCCGATGCGTGCTGATCTTCCCGGAAGGCACCCGGGTCGCGGTCGGCGAGCGCGGCGTGGCCCATGCCGGCCTGATCGCCCTGGTGCGCAATCTGAAGCTTCCGGTGGTTCCCGTGGCCCTCGATTCCGGTCTCTACTGGCCGCGGAAATCGCTGCTCCGGTATCCGGGCGAGGTGACCATCCGGTTCATGCCGGCGATCAACGATGTGGAGCGGTTCGGCCGCAAGGACATGGAGGCGCTGGTGGAGACCATCAGTGCCGAGTCCGACCGGCTGTGCGGCGCCGAACGATCTGGAGATGCGTGA
- a CDS encoding VOC family protein gives MIDHVSIPVSDLARAAEFWERVLAPLGLSRLVERERTVGFGKRYPEFWLNLREDLVPASADTGAHVCLRAPHRAAVEAFHAAAIVQGGRSDGEPGPRQASVTTYYGAFVRDPDGNKVEAVTFPRD, from the coding sequence ATGATCGACCACGTGTCCATCCCGGTCAGCGACCTGGCAAGGGCGGCCGAGTTCTGGGAACGGGTTCTCGCCCCGCTCGGGCTGAGCCGGCTGGTGGAGCGGGAGCGGACGGTGGGATTCGGGAAGCGCTATCCGGAGTTCTGGCTGAACCTGCGCGAGGATCTGGTCCCCGCCAGTGCCGATACGGGCGCGCATGTCTGCCTGCGGGCGCCGCACAGGGCGGCCGTGGAGGCCTTTCACGCCGCCGCCATCGTCCAGGGCGGACGCAGCGACGGCGAACCGGGACCGCGGCAGGCGTCGGTGACGACCTACTACGGCGCGTTCGTCCGCGATCCCGACGGCAACAAGGTCGAAGCGGTCACTTTTCCCCGAGACTAG
- a CDS encoding diguanylate cyclase: MPVRLAVLALIALIALVVPPAGAAEPAMPSAIELSSLDGDVSLLGRALFLIEPDGPLSVEEALRSAGWQMATERTRKRGLTSATTWMRFAIVNDTGRQQEVVVTHDVMRLTTFTVYAIAPDGRVQRGDYDQMQPYDERPLAYAGPALAITVPAGEGREVAVRFGNDHPIPIHLDLMLWSERGFEHHSVTNTAFFVFWIGCLATAASFWLLYGIFMRQARMIVYAVYMSAVASTYVIFSGVGLQLLFPSNAWLQHIGFDWSVFLLTAAAYEFARRHLDLAHLHPRHNVVLRVAVGFYGTATLLALPAQVPVIETPLTFIALMTMPFHMTWLSWVAWRRDGLKYASWMALGWGLVSVSTLLTACVTASFVPFLAISHIILVRLVFIGIVLESLLLSASLGQWLRGQEVRRIAAETAASRDALTGLLNRRGFDAKVADLKQDGKWPGTLWLALIDLDRFKDINDTYSHAAGDAVLTHFASMLRREFRATDVTARFGGEEFMLLFEAETEAAARSVADRVRRRFADTPTRFGGAAIGHTLSAGLVRVGESADEEEATLIAMADTALYAAKKAGRNAVCAYSDLADMHGRDVPTPGTVVRLAPLVEPVTARS, from the coding sequence ATGCCTGTTCGCCTGGCAGTTCTGGCGCTGATCGCCTTGATTGCTCTCGTCGTACCCCCGGCCGGCGCGGCCGAGCCCGCGATGCCGTCTGCCATCGAGCTTTCGTCCCTCGACGGGGATGTAAGCCTCCTTGGCCGGGCGCTGTTCCTGATCGAGCCGGACGGCCCGCTTTCCGTCGAGGAGGCCTTGCGCTCCGCCGGCTGGCAGATGGCGACCGAACGGACCCGCAAGCGCGGGCTGACCAGCGCCACGACCTGGATGCGGTTCGCGATCGTGAACGACACCGGCAGGCAGCAGGAGGTCGTCGTCACCCACGACGTCATGCGTCTGACGACCTTCACGGTCTATGCGATCGCCCCGGACGGTCGGGTCCAACGGGGCGACTACGATCAGATGCAGCCCTATGACGAACGCCCTCTGGCCTACGCGGGGCCGGCGCTGGCGATCACGGTTCCGGCGGGCGAAGGGCGTGAGGTGGCGGTGCGCTTCGGCAACGACCATCCGATCCCGATCCATCTCGATCTGATGCTGTGGAGCGAGCGGGGGTTCGAGCACCACTCGGTGACCAACACCGCGTTCTTCGTGTTCTGGATTGGCTGCCTGGCGACGGCGGCGTCGTTCTGGCTGCTCTACGGCATCTTCATGCGCCAGGCCCGCATGATCGTCTACGCCGTCTACATGTCCGCCGTCGCGTCCACCTATGTGATCTTCTCCGGCGTCGGGTTGCAGCTTCTGTTCCCGTCCAATGCCTGGCTTCAGCATATCGGCTTCGACTGGTCCGTCTTCCTGCTGACCGCGGCGGCCTACGAATTCGCCCGGCGGCACCTGGACCTGGCGCACCTGCATCCGAGGCACAACGTCGTGCTGCGGGTGGCGGTGGGGTTCTACGGGACGGCGACGCTGCTGGCGCTGCCGGCCCAGGTCCCGGTCATCGAGACCCCGTTGACCTTCATCGCGCTGATGACGATGCCGTTCCACATGACTTGGCTGAGCTGGGTCGCCTGGCGGCGGGACGGGCTCAAATATGCCTCCTGGATGGCGCTCGGCTGGGGGCTGGTCTCTGTCTCCACCCTGCTGACCGCCTGCGTGACCGCGTCCTTCGTGCCCTTCCTTGCGATCTCGCACATCATCCTCGTGCGGCTGGTCTTCATCGGCATCGTGCTCGAGAGCCTGCTGCTCAGCGCCTCCCTCGGCCAATGGCTGCGCGGTCAGGAGGTCAGGCGGATCGCGGCGGAGACGGCGGCCAGCCGGGACGCGCTGACCGGCCTGCTGAACCGTCGCGGGTTCGACGCCAAGGTCGCAGACCTGAAGCAGGACGGGAAATGGCCCGGCACTCTCTGGCTGGCGCTCATCGATCTGGACCGGTTCAAGGACATCAACGACACCTACAGCCATGCGGCGGGCGATGCGGTGCTGACCCATTTCGCGTCCATGCTGCGGCGCGAATTCCGGGCCACCGACGTGACGGCTCGGTTCGGCGGCGAGGAGTTCATGCTGCTGTTCGAGGCCGAGACCGAGGCCGCCGCCCGCTCGGTCGCCGATCGCGTCCGGCGCCGGTTCGCCGATACCCCGACCCGGTTCGGCGGCGCCGCCATCGGCCATACGCTGAGCGCCGGGCTGGTCCGGGTCGGCGAGAGCGCCGACGAGGAGGAGGCGACCTTGATCGCCATGGCCGACACCGCGCTCTATGCCGCCAAGAAGGCCGGCCGGAACGCCGTCTGCGCCTATTCCGATCTGGCGGACATGCACGGGCGGGACGTCCCGACACCGGGCACGGTGGTCCGGCTGGCGCCCCTGGTGGAGCCGGTTACGGCGCGTAGCTGA
- a CDS encoding DUF6356 family protein, with protein MRMFTDHPASVGETYGEHFGMASGFGIRMILGGLACLVHGVLPFLFTKTGSKIVTELHGRMVTHRNRHAAPADTRQTA; from the coding sequence ATGCGCATGTTCACCGACCACCCCGCCAGCGTGGGCGAGACCTATGGCGAGCATTTCGGGATGGCGAGCGGCTTCGGCATCCGCATGATCCTGGGCGGCTTGGCCTGCCTGGTGCACGGCGTGCTGCCGTTCCTGTTCACCAAGACCGGCAGCAAGATCGTCACCGAGTTGCACGGCCGGATGGTGACCCACCGCAACCGCCACGCGGCCCCGGCCGACACCCGTCAGACCGCCTGA
- a CDS encoding DUF423 domain-containing protein translates to MTRTLAALAALSLSLAIALGAVGAHAIGGDPAARELWRTASFWHTANSLGLLALAVLWPHLGRRLGLAGVLAVGLGTLAFCGSIYIQALQGSAPVPMLAPIGGSLQILGWLAVALAAVTGRTRSAEG, encoded by the coding sequence ATGACCCGAACCCTCGCCGCCCTTGCCGCCCTGTCCCTGAGCCTCGCCATCGCCCTCGGCGCGGTCGGCGCCCATGCGATCGGGGGCGACCCGGCCGCCCGGGAGCTGTGGCGCACCGCCTCGTTCTGGCATACCGCCAACAGCCTGGGGCTGCTCGCGCTGGCGGTGCTCTGGCCCCATCTGGGCCGCCGCCTGGGCCTGGCCGGGGTGCTCGCCGTCGGTCTCGGGACGCTGGCGTTCTGCGGCTCGATCTACATCCAGGCACTTCAGGGCAGCGCCCCGGTCCCGATGCTGGCCCCCATCGGCGGATCGCTGCAGATCCTGGGCTGGCTGGCCGTCGCCCTGGCCGCCGTCACCGGCCGTACCCGCTCCGCAGAGGGCTAG
- a CDS encoding PAS domain-containing protein, translating to MAKVMVKPTGREAPFRDGELIVSKTDLKGRITYCNDVFLRVAGFEENELLGAPHSIIRHPDMPRAVFKLLWDTISAGNEIFAYVINMAKNGDHYWVFAHVTPSFDSAGKIVSYHSNRRKPRAEAVTAAAGLYKHLKSIEDAPSNRKDGMQAAYEEVLSILAKKEIGYDRFVLSL from the coding sequence ATGGCCAAAGTGATGGTGAAACCCACCGGACGGGAGGCACCGTTCCGCGATGGCGAGCTGATCGTGTCGAAGACCGATCTGAAAGGGCGGATTACCTACTGCAACGACGTGTTCCTGCGCGTCGCCGGCTTCGAGGAGAACGAGCTCCTGGGCGCCCCGCACAGCATCATCCGGCATCCGGACATGCCGCGCGCGGTCTTCAAGCTGCTCTGGGACACCATCTCCGCCGGCAACGAGATCTTCGCCTACGTGATCAACATGGCCAAGAACGGCGACCACTACTGGGTCTTCGCCCATGTGACGCCGAGTTTCGACAGCGCCGGCAAGATCGTCAGCTACCATTCCAACCGGCGCAAACCCCGCGCCGAGGCGGTGACGGCGGCGGCCGGGCTCTACAAGCACCTCAAATCCATCGAGGACGCTCCCTCCAACCGCAAGGACGGCATGCAGGCCGCCTACGAAGAAGTCCTCAGCATCCTTGCGAAAAAGGAGATCGGCTATGACCGGTTCGTGCTCTCTCTCTAG
- a CDS encoding methyl-accepting chemotaxis protein, which translates to MAAVASVAGAVLPFLPIPYAQIAGAACAAVAAVAVLLCFVFQARLLRWIDRTAVVATGIAKGDFEQRLVRIDETGPVGRMLWAVNDMIDMADAFVREAGAAMEAVEQGKFFRTIRPEGLNGMYLRNANQINDATSSMGARLEAFTELTERFEGKVWSVVDGVTDAATKLQATSGALKTQASETTRQVAGVSAATEEASSNVETVASAAEELSASIMEITRQVQEGSRVTIAASKEAEAADKLVATLSQAAEEIGAVGTLITDIAEQTNLLALNATIEAARAGEAGKGFAVVASEVKSLANETSSATQRIQEQVGAIRDATANVVRAIQTIVSSIAEVSTVTGSIAAAVEQQSSATNEISRNVQEASAGTREVARSTETVAQSARETDGAAAELSTASTDLADQAKTLRDEVQEFLTVARRSS; encoded by the coding sequence GTGGCGGCCGTCGCTTCCGTCGCCGGCGCCGTCCTCCCGTTCCTGCCGATCCCCTATGCCCAGATCGCCGGAGCCGCCTGCGCCGCCGTAGCGGCCGTCGCGGTGCTTCTGTGCTTCGTGTTCCAGGCGCGCCTTCTGCGCTGGATCGACCGCACGGCCGTGGTGGCCACGGGCATCGCCAAGGGCGATTTCGAGCAGCGTCTGGTGCGGATCGACGAGACCGGTCCGGTCGGCCGGATGCTCTGGGCGGTGAACGACATGATCGACATGGCCGACGCCTTCGTGCGCGAGGCCGGTGCCGCCATGGAGGCGGTCGAGCAGGGCAAGTTCTTCCGGACGATCCGGCCGGAGGGACTGAACGGGATGTATCTTCGCAACGCCAACCAGATCAACGACGCCACCTCCAGCATGGGGGCGCGGCTGGAGGCGTTCACCGAGCTGACCGAACGGTTCGAGGGCAAGGTTTGGTCCGTCGTCGACGGCGTGACCGACGCCGCCACGAAGCTTCAGGCCACCTCCGGCGCGCTGAAGACCCAGGCGAGCGAGACCACGCGGCAGGTCGCCGGCGTGTCGGCCGCCACCGAGGAAGCCTCCTCCAATGTTGAGACGGTGGCGTCGGCGGCGGAGGAGCTCTCCGCGTCGATCATGGAGATCACCCGGCAGGTCCAGGAAGGCAGCCGGGTCACCATCGCCGCCAGCAAGGAGGCCGAGGCCGCCGACAAGCTGGTCGCCACCCTGTCCCAGGCGGCGGAGGAGATCGGCGCCGTCGGCACCCTGATCACCGACATCGCCGAGCAGACCAACCTGCTCGCCCTGAACGCCACCATCGAGGCGGCCCGGGCCGGCGAGGCCGGCAAGGGCTTCGCGGTCGTCGCGTCGGAGGTGAAGTCGCTCGCCAACGAGACCTCCAGCGCCACCCAGCGGATTCAGGAGCAGGTGGGTGCGATCCGCGATGCCACGGCCAATGTGGTCCGGGCGATCCAGACGATCGTCTCCTCGATCGCCGAGGTGTCGACGGTCACCGGCTCGATCGCCGCGGCGGTGGAGCAGCAGTCCTCGGCGACGAACGAGATCTCCCGCAACGTGCAGGAGGCCTCGGCCGGCACCCGCGAGGTGGCGCGCAGCACCGAGACCGTGGCCCAGTCGGCGCGCGAGACCGACGGCGCCGCCGCCGAACTCAGTACGGCCTCCACCGATCTGGCCGACCAGGCGAAGACCCTGCGTGACGAAGTGCAGGAGTTCCTGACCGTCGCCCGCCGGTCGTCCTGA
- a CDS encoding Lrp/AsnC family transcriptional regulator: MDHIDRKILDLLQRDAGMALADIAQTVGLSTTPCWRRIQRMEKDGVIRRRVALLDREKIALGVTVIVRVRTNRHDMDWLEQFARTVDDIDEIVEVYRMSGDIDYILKVVVPDIATYDLIYKRLITAVPLMDVSSNFAMEEIKFSTRLPLSYAP, from the coding sequence ATGGATCATATAGATCGTAAAATCCTCGACCTTCTACAGCGCGATGCCGGCATGGCCTTGGCCGATATCGCCCAGACGGTCGGTCTGTCGACCACCCCGTGCTGGCGGCGCATCCAGCGCATGGAGAAGGACGGCGTCATCCGCCGCCGGGTCGCCCTGCTGGACCGCGAGAAGATCGCGCTGGGGGTGACCGTGATCGTGCGGGTGCGGACCAACCGGCACGACATGGACTGGCTTGAGCAGTTCGCCCGAACGGTCGACGACATCGACGAGATCGTCGAGGTCTACCGGATGAGCGGCGACATCGACTACATCCTGAAGGTCGTCGTGCCGGACATCGCCACCTACGACCTGATCTACAAGCGGCTGATCACCGCAGTGCCGCTGATGGACGTCAGTTCCAACTTCGCCATGGAGGAGATCAAGTTCTCCACCCGTCTGCCGCTCAGCTACGCGCCGTAA
- a CDS encoding RBBP9/YdeN family alpha/beta hydrolase, giving the protein MKSSEATILVLPGLGGGTDGHWYERWTSGLRTAERVDVDDWSHPDRDTYVAAIVAAVAKSERPVVLVGHGYGSLAVVHAAPKLSDGKVRGAFLTAVPDVQEATATHKVAEAYRPVPREPLPFPSLVLASRNDPHCAFEVAEDLAGAWGSRLVDLRESGNVDPDSGHGPWPEGLMTFGKFLGQLTPA; this is encoded by the coding sequence ATGAAATCTTCTGAGGCGACGATCCTGGTCCTGCCGGGCCTCGGCGGCGGGACGGACGGGCATTGGTATGAGCGGTGGACGTCCGGTCTGCGCACGGCGGAACGGGTCGATGTCGATGACTGGTCCCACCCGGATCGCGATACGTATGTCGCCGCGATTGTCGCGGCGGTGGCCAAGTCGGAGCGGCCGGTAGTGCTCGTCGGCCATGGGTATGGATCGCTGGCGGTCGTTCATGCCGCACCCAAACTGTCCGACGGCAAGGTGCGCGGCGCCTTTCTGACGGCGGTGCCGGATGTCCAGGAGGCGACCGCGACCCACAAGGTGGCGGAAGCGTACAGGCCAGTGCCGCGCGAGCCGCTGCCGTTCCCGTCGCTGGTCCTGGCCAGCCGGAACGACCCGCACTGTGCCTTCGAGGTGGCGGAGGATCTGGCCGGCGCCTGGGGATCGCGGCTGGTCGATCTGCGGGAAAGCGGCAACGTGGACCCGGACAGCGGGCACGGACCGTGGCCGGAAGGGCTGATGACCTTCGGCAAGTTCCTGGGTCAGCTCACGCCGGCCTGA
- a CDS encoding acetamidase/formamidase family protein, whose translation MAHHHLKASPETCHWGWFDAAMKPAMTIASGDRVTVETVSGAPEDLPGEGYHIPPELLDIHKRSERRMPGHLLTGPIAVEGAMPGDVLEIRLLDIKLRQDWGYTKVRPLAGALPEDFDEPDRMTVDLDAERNVGRLPWGTELPLRPFFGVIGVAPPAGWGAISTIQPRKNGGNLDNKELIAGTTLYLPVWTEGGKLSLGDGHGVQGDGEVCVTAIETALEGEIEVHLRKDLSLDYPRAETPDARITMGMNADLDNAASHALRQMIDWIVDTTNLSRSQAFMLMSLAADVRVTQLVNQEKGIHVVLPKSALGAG comes from the coding sequence ATGGCCCATCATCATCTGAAGGCTTCGCCGGAGACCTGTCACTGGGGCTGGTTCGACGCGGCGATGAAGCCCGCCATGACCATCGCCAGCGGCGACCGGGTGACGGTGGAGACCGTGTCCGGCGCGCCGGAGGACCTGCCGGGCGAGGGCTATCACATCCCGCCGGAACTGCTGGACATCCACAAGCGCTCCGAGCGGCGCATGCCGGGCCACCTGCTGACCGGGCCGATCGCCGTGGAAGGCGCCATGCCGGGCGACGTGCTGGAGATCCGGCTGCTGGACATCAAGCTGCGCCAGGACTGGGGCTATACCAAGGTGCGGCCGCTGGCCGGCGCGCTGCCGGAGGATTTCGACGAGCCGGACCGGATGACCGTGGACCTGGACGCCGAGCGCAATGTCGGCCGCCTGCCCTGGGGCACGGAACTGCCGCTGCGCCCGTTCTTCGGCGTGATCGGCGTCGCCCCGCCGGCCGGCTGGGGCGCGATCTCCACGATCCAGCCGCGCAAGAACGGCGGCAACCTGGACAACAAGGAACTGATCGCCGGTACCACCCTGTACCTGCCGGTCTGGACCGAGGGCGGCAAGCTGTCGCTCGGCGACGGGCACGGCGTGCAGGGCGACGGCGAGGTCTGCGTTACTGCCATCGAGACCGCGCTGGAAGGCGAGATCGAGGTGCATCTGCGCAAGGACCTGTCGCTCGACTACCCCCGGGCCGAGACCCCGGACGCGCGGATCACCATGGGCATGAACGCCGATCTGGACAACGCGGCCAGCCATGCGCTGCGCCAGATGATCGACTGGATCGTGGACACCACCAACCTGTCGCGCAGCCAGGCCTTCATGCTGATGAGCCTTGCGGCGGACGTCCGGGTGACCCAATTGGTGAACCAGGAGAAGGGCATCCACGTGGTGCTCCCGAAATCGGCTCTCGGCGCCGGATGA